The following DNA comes from Malania oleifera isolate guangnan ecotype guangnan chromosome 12, ASM2987363v1, whole genome shotgun sequence.
aattggttcacctgaaaaatgttaaggtaatggggtgagacgacactcagtaagtggagatatgctattactagtgtgtggcgaccaagttgtATAGTcatactatttaaaattttataatatggAAAAATAGTAATACACATTGATCTCAtttatagtagcttaaaatataactgtatcatgtgaaatttctatcattcatactactaataacatactatatttaacaaatgctataaaactgtatacatatacataattgtactCTTTCCGTGGgactctgtatatcatgatttaacccctcatgacagggttgtgtggcccgtaggtgggacttatcctggtcggccctccaggtaagtcaatatATTTTACACTATCTCAGCCcaaccaaactgcatcctctcctaagcacgagactagctgctacctcgttaaaccggccccctcaacccaaacaggggagctgcatcctctccgagcacggtttgacggtacccacatcctatctgagatatgtggttgcactctatctgtatatatcaacggtaccgtgctctataaactgtatctgtctgtaaatATTTCTACAGGGATCTGttactatataagtacatatatatatatatatatatatatatatatatctttgttgttttcatcatgtttccaaaataagcataacactataactctgtactgtaaatactgtaaaatctgaataactatagcatcttgatgctatactgtataatctgtatatataccctatttgtatactctgagtgttatagcatttaggaaaacatagctttttATAAACACTATActtactgatctgaataaacatctgtatataattatatttatatctATCTATGTAATTctctgaataaaaactgtatatatacatacatttgtctgtataatatctgatTGTATCTGTACATGCTATATGACTtgatatactggaaaaactgtataaaactctATATTAGGTAATATGTACTCGGGCCACACATACctttaaaaactcatattttgtaaaactacataataactgatacacacacacacacacacacacacacacatagatatatatatatatatatatatatatatatatatgtaaaatttctgttaaataataaaatctcctagcatagcatatttcccttacttagtttctaaaaagcccctacaacATTCTGGCCCTACTCCtgcaggattctccactcaacaccctgaaaacaacatcccctaaaacaaaacattagtatttttctgcatacaacatttcttataactatagaGAAAGTATATCTTGAATAAAACACCTcactctgaatttgggatgaattccaaaccaatttCACCAACGATCAGCTGTAGCAAacttgcagaaaactttcccaagagcgtcgtggtggcctcagattgacGATTCGGAGAGAAACGgagtcggaatcgaagagagaaggggaggggtgcattttagagagagagagagagagagagggtgattTGCGTTGAAAATCTGtcaaaaatccaagttttcactatttataaagtcgacttcgttgacaagacacgttatctcgtcaacgaatccttatggaatttcgttgatgaaccttccttcctcgtcgacgaatttcagactgcctcaaaacccctctcgatatcttctcgccgatgatgcactcgtcgacaaggcccccTTATGCgcttgtcgatgaactccctgtgttcgtcgacaagaccctgtgtaattttttgggttattacaacaccagtatattctcataaaatacaaaatatatgctcAAATAAGCTTAGTATTACTggaaatacccaaataatctacttaccctaattttgagaTGATtgtcaaacttctcaaatcaacattttactctgactatgttgtagagaatctccccaagatcactatggtagcttctgatcgtcaaactgGGGAGATACAgagccaaaaacctagagagaagtgagagaaaccgtgTAAAAGAGAgaaaaactcataaaaatgaaatttcataactGAAAATCCATTTTGGGGCTTTATATaaagtgttgtccacgtggcctcatcaacgagtcacaacacctcgtcaacgagtccataaAGGAGGTTCGTCAACAAGCActtaaccttcgtcgatgagtttcagaccCTGGAAACaggcctctcggtaagttctcgtcgatgaaacacgCATCcacgtcgacgagtccaagaagctgattcattttctttttcttcctcctttctttattatttaatctcTATAATTAGCGGGgtaaatacaatatatatatatatatatattattttattttaacttcTATAAAAAGAAAAACAGTAAAACACTCACTCTCGACCAAACTTAACTAAAAAATGTTAAGCTTGACTAGAATTCAATCAATTTCATAATCATTAAACTCGAACTCAACTTAATTACAAATTCATAAGATTCAAGTTTAATTTAACTAAACTTGACTCTATCATAGATTAATAttaaatgtatataaatatatataacattacatataatgttaaatatatatatataaaatacatattatataatatataatataaaaataataaaattaaaaagttcGATAAAACTCCAAACTTGACTTcaatttcttcaatttcttctctaCAAATCAAGAATTGAAGATTTAGAGTATATTACTAAACTAGAATTCAACTCATTAAAATATTGTAGTTCAAACTTGGCTCAAATTCAGTTGAGTAAAAGGATAAATATCATAAATTGATTAGGAGTAGCACAGCAGAAACTCTAACTCTCACCATCTCACTAAAATCATCCAAGAAACACCTTGTTTAGCACACGCTGATAATAATCAAGAGCAAAACAAGAAGAGCCACGCCCCATGAAGGCACCTGCAAACCCAAACAAGCCCTAAACCGAAGAGCTACCAAACTATATGATGATCAAAACCTGATCATCATCTGCTTCATTAACTAGCAATTAAGATAATTAAGAATTGCTAGGGGGAGGTTGCTGCATCTTGGCCAGAAGCATCTTGGAGAACTCCAGCAGCTTCTCCGTCTCCGGCAGAACCCCCTTCACGGAGTCGTCGGCGCTGAACCTCTCAGCCCACCCGCAGAGGCGGGGCGTCTTGGCGTCGTCCAGCAGCTTCGCCCCGCCGGTCTTCTCGGCAACCCTGAGCCAGCCAAGGAAGCAGCCGAAAGCGATGTCCAGGAAGCCTATGCGGTCTCCCCCGAAGAAGGCCTTCCCTTTGCTGCACTCCCCAAACGCGCCCTCCATCAGACCCAGCCCTTCCCGCAGCCGCTCCATGGCTGCCGCCCTCTCCCCACCCTTGGCCGTCCGCAGCGCACTCAGCGATGGAAACCACTGTGCGTACGTATCCACATATGCCATGTATAAGAATTTAGACCAGAGTTATGCGCAATTATAAGCCCAAATATGGAAACCAAAACAGAAACGTGAGAAATGAAATAGTTAATTTACAGACCACCAGCTTATATAggcatttttttttcccaaagcaGCTTGGTTTGGGCTACATATGGGA
Coding sequences within:
- the LOC131144515 gene encoding glutathione S-transferase U17-like: MAKQGEVRLLGAWPSPFAIRARIALNLKSVEYEFLQENLGTKSQLLLKSNPVHKKIPVLIHGDRPICESLVIVQYIDEVWSSSSAPSILPSDPYDRAIARFWAAYLDDKWFPSLSALRTAKGGERAAAMERLREGLGLMEGAFGECSKGKAFFGGDRIGFLDIAFGCFLGWLRVAEKTGGAKLLDDAKTPRLCGWAERFSADDSVKGVLPETEKLLEFSKMLLAKMQQPPPSNS